A genomic segment from Thermoproteota archaeon encodes:
- a CDS encoding PadR family transcriptional regulator, with protein MRVREDPTTSFVRGSYRLLILALLESSVMHGYQILKNLEGLTGQRPKISTLYSILKDMERSGLLRSRVEDARRIYQLTERGRQVLNEFRSKLGEGALRILEFIMRPRAPPSNC; from the coding sequence ATGAGAGTTCGGGAGGATCCAACCACTTCCTTCGTGAGAGGGAGCTATCGTCTCCTCATCTTAGCGTTGCTAGAAAGCTCTGTAATGCACGGTTACCAGATTTTAAAGAACTTAGAGGGGCTGACGGGACAGAGGCCCAAGATAAGCACCCTTTACTCGATACTGAAGGACATGGAGAGGAGCGGCCTTCTTCGCTCGAGAGTGGAGGATGCCAGGAGGATATACCAGCTCACGGAGAGGGGAAGGCAGGTCCTGAACGAGTTCAGGTCCAAGCTGGGCGAGGGGGCGCTGAGGATACTAGAGTTCATAATGAGGCCTAGGGCCCCCCCTTCCAATTGTTAG
- a CDS encoding universal stress protein yields the protein MVKLRKVLLPLKDRVDAREIVAALSQLEGGSELTIFHVVKVPITTPLDVEVNTPEWLRDLAQELRTMGIPTRVVVAEARDVADAIVEEAEEGKYDLIIMFKRRRKGLGKVVGRSISERVAKATRRPVMTILRE from the coding sequence GTGGTTAAACTGAGAAAGGTGCTGCTCCCCCTCAAAGATAGGGTGGATGCAAGGGAAATAGTGGCGGCACTCTCCCAACTCGAAGGGGGGAGCGAATTGACCATCTTTCATGTGGTGAAGGTCCCCATAACCACGCCCCTCGATGTTGAAGTGAACACTCCCGAGTGGTTGAGGGATCTAGCTCAAGAGCTGAGGACTATGGGTATCCCCACTAGGGTAGTCGTGGCCGAGGCGAGGGATGTGGCGGATGCCATAGTAGAGGAGGCTGAGGAGGGGAAGTACGACCTGATAATCATGTTCAAGAGAAGGAGAAAAGGTTTGGGAAAGGTCGTGGGGAGGAGTATCTCGGAGAGAGTTGCTAAGGCAACTAGGAGGCCCGTGATGACTATATTGAGGGAGTGA